A genomic segment from Spongiibacter sp. IMCC21906 encodes:
- a CDS encoding SCO family protein: MTRLALTTFLSLLLLSACQADWHTQDISPLMPPLAFQLTDETGQQTTANDYLGKINLVFFGFTHCQSACPATLSRLASLLDALPQSQRQQINVLFVSVDPRRDSPQQLTQYTKGFGSRFIGLTGTQDQLQTLHKRYRITYGYGNASPTGSYMVSHSAGVFVFAKDGSAQLLLQPNDSSKAIIADLRRLSSKR; encoded by the coding sequence ATGACTCGCCTTGCGCTGACAACGTTTCTCAGTCTACTGTTACTTTCGGCCTGCCAAGCTGACTGGCACACTCAAGACATCTCGCCACTGATGCCACCCCTAGCCTTTCAGCTCACCGACGAAACCGGGCAGCAGACCACAGCAAACGACTACCTCGGCAAGATTAATCTGGTATTTTTTGGATTCACTCATTGTCAGTCCGCCTGCCCTGCAACCCTATCTCGGCTGGCATCTTTACTTGACGCGCTTCCACAATCTCAGCGCCAACAAATTAATGTGTTATTTGTCAGCGTAGATCCCAGGCGAGACTCGCCTCAGCAATTAACTCAATACACCAAAGGCTTTGGCTCGCGTTTTATTGGTCTTACTGGTACTCAAGATCAACTACAGACTCTTCACAAACGTTACAGAATCACTTACGGCTACGGGAACGCGTCTCCCACAGGGAGTTACATGGTGTCTCATAGCGCTGGTGTCTTTGTTTTTGCCAAAGACGGCAGTGCACAACTTCTCCTTCAACCTAACGACAGCAGCAAAGCCATTATCGCCGACCTGCGACGCTTAAGTAGCAAACGCTAG
- a CDS encoding MerR family transcriptional regulator codes for MLEPSHNDELPPIPGKRYFTIGEVSELCSVKPHVLRYWEQEFPQLAPVKRRGNRRYYQHQDVLMIRQIRSLLYEQGYTIGGARQRMTGEVAKDEASQTRLVIKQMLGELEELLKFLKR; via the coding sequence ATGCTGGAACCAAGCCACAATGATGAGTTGCCGCCCATTCCCGGCAAACGCTATTTTACCATTGGAGAAGTCAGCGAGCTTTGCAGTGTAAAGCCGCACGTCCTTCGCTATTGGGAGCAAGAATTCCCCCAGCTCGCGCCTGTTAAGCGTCGGGGTAATCGCCGCTATTATCAGCACCAGGATGTGTTGATGATCCGTCAAATTCGCAGCTTGCTATATGAGCAGGGTTACACCATCGGTGGTGCCCGCCAGCGAATGACCGGTGAGGTCGCAAAAGATGAAGCATCGCAGACGCGTTTAGTTATTAAACAAATGCTAGGTGAACTGGAAGAATTGTTAAAGTTTTTAAAAAGATAG